The following DNA comes from Erythrolamprus reginae isolate rEryReg1 chromosome 8, rEryReg1.hap1, whole genome shotgun sequence.
AGGATCCCGGATTTTCCCATTTTGGGGTtcaccccccccgcccccccggcctGCTGAGCCAGGACGGAGGCAGGGTAGGCAAAAACCGAGGGCTTGGTTGGGAGGTTAACCCTGGCGGTCTCCTGGCGGTCTCCCGGCGCTTCCCCGTCTCTAAGCCCGGTGTCGTCTCTCTTCCCCCTAACCCTCGCAGCTGCAGAGCAATTTCTTCGCCGGCCTGGACGAGACGTTGCTGCGCGGGGCCGAGGCGCTGGCGGCCGTGGACCTGGTCTCGCAGAAAAGCCACCCTTTCAAGCCGGACGCCACTTACCACACCATGAGCAGCGTCTCCGTCTCCTGCACGCCCACCTCCTCCTCCGTCCACCTCCACCCGGCCTCGATGCTCAGCGGCCACGCACACCACGCGCACCCGCACCAGCCGGCCCAGGGCCTGGAGGGCGAGCTCTTGGAACACCTCACCTCGGCCTTGCCGCTGCCCGACGTGGGCGCCGCCTCCGCCCACCCGCACCCCCACCACTCGGCCCACCTGGCGGGCCTCAACGGCCTGGGCCACCCGGCGCACGGGCAGCCACATCTGGCCATGGGGCCCCACCCGCCGCACGGCCTGGCTTCCCACCCCGCCGTCCTGGCGGGGCCCGAGACGGAGACGGACCCGCGGGAGCTGGAAGCCTTCGCCGAGCGCTTCAAGCAGCGGCGCATCAAACTGGGGGTGACCCAAGCCGACGTGGGCTCGGCCTTGGCCAACCTCAAGATCCCCGGCGTGGGTTGCCTGAGCCAGAGCACCATCTGCCGCTTCGAGTCGCTCACCCTCTCGCACAACAACATGGTGGCCCTCAAGCCCATCCTGGAAGCTTGGCTGGAAGAAGCCGAGCGCGCCCAGCGAGAGAAGCTGGCCAAGCCCGAGGCTTACTCGACGGGCGACAAGAAGCGCAAACGCACGTCCATCGCGGCGCCCGAGAAGCGCTCGCTTGAGGCTTACTTCGCCGTCCAGCCGCGACCCTCCTCCGAGAAGATCGCGGCCATCGCCGAGAAACTGGACCTCAAGAAAAACGTGGTGCGGGTCTGGTTCTGCAACCAGAGACAGAAACAGAAGCGCATGAAGTTCTCGGCCGCTTATTGAGGCGCTGCGGACGGGGAAAGGGGTGGAGAGGAAGGGGCGCCCGGCCGCTGCCCGCCTACGCCACGCGCGGGGCCCGGAAGCTCGGACGGTGGGACCCGGGGCCGCTTTCCCTGCCGGCTTTCCAAGGGGGAGGCCCGCTTCCTCTGGTGGGCGCTTTCAGCCACCCCGGACTTTTGGAACCGCCGAGGGCCGCGTGTGGTAGGGCCAGTCCGAGTCCCACGCGAGACCAACCCAACGAAGCAGCGAAAGACGCTCTCTCGTTTTCTAAATCAAAAGAACAAGACGAACAATTCAAAGCGTTATGCCGATGGGGGCAGGACgaccccctcccccttctcttcccgGGGGACCCTCCCCCTCCTCACGCCCCTACCGTATTCTTGGTGAGTGGCAAAAGTGGGGCGTCCTCCCCCCGCCCCATgcgtttatttttctttcccacccccttttttttgatCAAacggaagggaggggaaaaactTTCAGTCCTGGAGATCTTAACCCCCTTCCCACGAATTGACCGGAAAAAAGGAGCGCTCCCATCGTTTTAAGCAGAGGTGGACTACTAAGGTGGAACGCTAGCATCCAGAGCCACGGGAGCGAGCACACggcaccgttccaccttagcagcccacctctggttttaACACACCGCACTTACGTGGGGCGAGAGTTGAGTTTTGGACCGCCGTTAAGTACCTAGAAGGCTACATACACCCCGATTTCGACTGAATAGAGATCTTTCCCCCTTTATTTCGgcggaggaaaagaagaaagaacgaaagaaaaagagacaaaccATCCAAAaccagacaaaaaaaaaagaggacctCCTTGACTTCAGCCCACCCCGCCCCGTCTTCCCTCCGCCGCATGCTTCGGGTCTCTCTCTTGCCTCCTCCCTTCTTGACCCTCCCCCTCCGCCTCCTCGCCTGGTTTGCAATAAAGTGTTGTGTTCCTACCTCATCCGTcgaagcgagcgagagagaaagttACGAGCGAAAGCAAACGGGGCCAAAGAAACCGGCGGCCGGCGCTGCCGCGGGGCAATGCTTTCCCAACCTGGGGGTGGGGGTAGGGGAAGAAGACGCTTTTGGTTGAAACTTTCATTTGACCTTACACGGACGGTGTGAATGGCTGTATAATTTCActgtaaaaaggaagaaaaaaggtggggtgggagggagggagggagggagggagagggtgggaaggaCCGCGCTTTGACAATCAAATTAAAATTCGCGATGGTGATTCCTGAGCCGGTTTTGGAATGCGCTCGATTCTCAACGAGGGAGGCGCGCTTGGGTCTTGAGTCCGCAACCCCCACCCCGCCCGATCGTCAAGAgtccaatctttctttctttctttctttctttctttctttctttctttctttctttctttctttctttccttccttctttctttctttcgtccttctttccttcttttcctccctccctcccccctttctttctttctttctttctttctttctttctttctttcttgtttcctcTTCATTTTCTTCTCTGCTGCCTTCCAACTTTCTTACATTCTCTCCAGGCACCGGTTTCTTCAGGGAAGGGggcgggagggggagaggagaggggtgtTTCTTAATTTATACGCCTTTaaagcaacaaacaaacaaaaaacccagcacCCTGTTTGGCAAACTTAAgttatttgaaaaataataataatttaaaaaatcactttcTTGCTTGTTTTCCCTTTCGGTTGCTTTATCTAGG
Coding sequences within:
- the LOC139170794 gene encoding brain-specific homeobox/POU domain protein 3-like, giving the protein MMSMNSKQAFSMHPILHEPKYTHLHSSSEAIRRACLPAPQLQSNFFAGLDETLLRGAEALAAVDLVSQKSHPFKPDATYHTMSSVSVSCTPTSSSVHLHPASMLSGHAHHAHPHQPAQGLEGELLEHLTSALPLPDVGAASAHPHPHHSAHLAGLNGLGHPAHGQPHLAMGPHPPHGLASHPAVLAGPETETDPRELEAFAERFKQRRIKLGVTQADVGSALANLKIPGVGCLSQSTICRFESLTLSHNNMVALKPILEAWLEEAERAQREKLAKPEAYSTGDKKRKRTSIAAPEKRSLEAYFAVQPRPSSEKIAAIAEKLDLKKNVVRVWFCNQRQKQKRMKFSAAY